A part of Caretta caretta isolate rCarCar2 chromosome 1, rCarCar1.hap1, whole genome shotgun sequence genomic DNA contains:
- the LOC142070679 gene encoding uncharacterized protein LOC142070679 has protein sequence MEGGGSAVVTCTGCAMFVFLPQDRSDFVCTKCKLVSILEEKIEGLEQQITTLRCIRETEDFLDKTQDRLLGAQSSTDIEQVAQRSQEASEEAWQHVTSRRGKRNVRVPVTQTQVTNRFHVLSTGIVAESGPDDMSGARKQKETPLVGRHEMRCPEVGSSTTTTPKRRRRVVVVGDSLLRGTESSICRPDRENREVCCLPGAKIRDVTERLPRLIKPSDRYPFLLLHVGTNDTAKNDLERITADYVALGRRIKELEAQVVFSSILPVEGKGLGRERRIVEVNEWLRRWCQREGFGFFDHGMVFQEGVLGRDGLHLTKRGKSIFASRLANLVRRALN, from the coding sequence atggaaggggggggttcagctgttgtgacctgcactggatgtgccatgtttgtctttcttccacaggacagaagcgactttgtctgtacaaagtgcaagctggtctccatattggaagagaagattgaaggtctggagcaacagataacaaccctgcgttgcatacgggaaactgaggattttctggacaaaactcaggataggcttctaggggcacaaagctctacagatatagagcaggttgcacagaggagccaagaggccagtgaagaagcttggcaacatgtgacctccagaagaggtaagcggaatgtccgggttccagtaacacagacacaggtaactaaccgctttcatgttctctccacaggtatcgttgcggagagtggaccagatgatatgtctggggcgagaaagcagaaggagactccgctggttggaaggcatgagatgcgctgtcctgaggttgggagttccacgaccaccactcccaagaggagaaggcgggtggtggtggtcggggactctctcctccgggggactgagtcatctatctgccgccctgaccgggaaaaccgagaagtctgctgcttgccgggggctaagattcgcgatgtgacggagagactgccgagactcatcaagccctcggatcgctaccccttcctgcttctccacgtgggcaccaatgatactgccaagaatgaccttgagcggatcactgcggactatgtggctctaggaagaaggataaaggagttggaggcgcaagtggtgttctcatccatcctccccgtggaaggaaaaggcctaggtagggagcgtcgaatcgtggaagtcaacgaatggctacgcaggtggtgtcagagagaaggctttggattcttcgaccatgggatggtgttccaagaaggagtgctaggcagagacgggctccacttaacgaagagagggaagagcatcttcgcgagcaggctggctaacctagtgaggagggctttaaactag